ctgcgGTACACAATGTATAAAATGTGACAAAACATTTCTTGCTGTCCTGTACTCTAGaaactctccttctctttctgggtgTAGGACAAGCGCCTATTCTTTGGGAGAGGAGAGTCTGGGCCGTGATGATTGTGGCAGTATTTTAGAGGCTTATTTCTTTACATCGCCTTAGTGTTGCATGCAAGAACTTGtaaagtggggagaggaagaagtatcAAAAGATTAAGGAAAAGTGAAGTTCATAATGATAAACAAGAAATCTTACCAGACGGATTTCTTCCAGAAAGTAGCTCTGACACCTGAGTGTACGTGTTGCACTGAATGCGACGTTTGGCATTGGGAATAAGGTCCTTGGGCCGCGTGGCCCTCTCCTCTCCAAGGGGCTGGTGTGGTGTGTCTGGCATGCCATCTGGCAAAAGACAGAATGTGGTGTATCTGGGAGGCAGGATTTGCCCCAGTTCTGGTGCTGGTGTTTAAAGAAACCCCCTTCAGTTTACCACAGAAGGCGGCACGTCCGCTTCCCAAGCATTTCAGCCACTTAGGCCTGGAAGTGAGCAATGTGGACAGTGCACCCAGGAAGGGCTCGTGATAGTTAATATTGGTAAAGCAAGGGAAGTGCTGGCAAGTCAACCAGCCATGTTCTGTTCACATTGTTTGAAGGTTCACCGGCGCCCTCAAACTCCTTGAAAAAGCAGCACTAGGCTGGACTGTGTGAAATTGCCAATATTTGATCATCTTTGACCTATAGAAGTGGAGCTTTCATGTGGTTTAGCCTAATAGGTTAGCGGTGTGGGCTTTAAATACATACATTGAAAGGTAAACTATGTATGATACTTTTGCAGATCCGGCTGAACGAAGATACAATCCAAGATGTTGTACAGGCAGCGGACCTGCTCCTGCTGACGGATCTTAAAACTCTGTGCTGTGAGTTTTTGGAAGGCTGCATCGCCGCCGAGAACTGCATCGGCATCCGCGACTTTGCCCTGCACTACTGCCTGCACCACGTCCATTACCTAGCCACGGAGTACCTGGAGACTCATTTCCGAGACGTCAGCAGCACAGAAGAATTCTTAGAACTCAGTCCTCAGAAGCTGAAAGAAGTGATTTCTCTCGAGAAGTTAAATGTCGGCAACGAAAGATACGTGTTTGAAGCAGTAATTCGATGGATAGCGCATGATACGGAACTAAGAAAGGTACCTGAGATTTATAATATGCTCTGACTCTGCCTTTTTACTTCCTTAttccattcgttcattcattcatttgtttactcCAAAGCGTGGGTGTTTTCTATTTCCCCTTCAACTTGGAAGGCTTACAAAGTTGTAATCTAAAAGAGGTctgggggcacccggctggctcggtcggttgggcctccaactcttgatttcggcccaggttgtgatcttggggtcatgagattgagcttaggtcagactccatgctcagagaaaagtctgcttaggattctctctctcctccaactGCCCCTCCCcgcatgctcgctcgctctctctttctctctctctcaaataaataaaatctttaaaaaaaattaaataaaagatgtcTGTGGTACATCTTTGCATAGGATCATTGAAGTGGTTGTTTTTTTCAGGCCAGACTACAAAAGCTCATGTAACTCATAATAtggcaatgaaaatattttgtggtCCTTGTGAAGACCATAATATCCTTTCTGCTTTGCTTTTAGCAGAAAATGCATTTCAGGCTTGAGCTTGGGATCATAGAAATTCAGTGTCCCCACTCTCCTGTTCAGCAACCATCTCCGCACCATTACTGGGCAGACCCATGCAGGGACTCCGATGCAGGCACCAGAGTGAGAGGGGCACACACAGCTCTggcagaggggtgaggggagtggACGTCAGGAGCCTCTGTGGTGTGGGCTCTCCCTGGAGTCATGAACACCACTCAGCAGAAAGCAGGAGAGCACTCTGCAGTGTGGCAGTGCAGTTTCAGAGAGGGAATGTTCTGGGAGCAACATCTGGGAAGGAAGGGTCTCAGAGACTCTCAGGTATAGATCCAAACTGTCACTGCACTGGGGGAGGGAGCAAAATCACAGAGCTTTTAAGTCCAATATTTATAGACTCCAGCTTCAATTACTATATTCGAAATAAGAGCTATGTTAGGTTTTAGGGAAGTCTTCAAAATGTATAATCATGTTAATGGTTCTCAGCAACTGTTGACTTGGGTTTTAGTGAAtatcttgtaatttttaaaattctataggCCTATTTAGAAACTATGGACTACAGTGATATAGATGGAAACTGTTACACAGTAATGATAAAGAAATACACACTTCTGTATGGTTATAGGCTCAGCATAGTCAGTACAGCTAGCGTTCGGTTTTCCACGTTAGCTGGGTGGACGAGGAGAGGAGATGGGAGAGTTCCCAGCTCGCTGCTGCTCACAGAGACCACAGTCACTAGCTgtgccttcctttcttcttcaagGGGTGAGGTTGCCGGGGAAACGAGGCAGGTCTTCATCCTCCGGTTAATCTGAACCTCATGCCTTAAGGACTCTTGGCTTTTACCACCTGGGATATGGAATAGTATACCCTAAAATGACTATtctaaaaccaagaaaaacacGTCACTAAGGAGTTTCACCTCGTGTATGTAGAATGCTGTAGTCCATTAGTTCAAATTTAATGAGCCATCATGAAAGGTGTATAATTCATATTATGTGTGTTAGATAgtttttaacaataataattgaAGAAATACATAGTACTCAGGATTTTTCTGAACTCTagcttttgtgtttttcttgtgttaaTGTTGATCCATTTTGATTATCTGTTTTACTGTATTGAATCAAGCTATTACTGTGTATAATGTTCCCATGAACGTGATTGAACTCCCGGCACATCTAGCTATGTGAAATAAGGCCACTGCAGTCGAGTGACCCTTTAGGGTGTAAAGAAAGCTGCTTGAAACTTTTCCATGATACCTCAAATACAAACCTGAATTgagtattttttaagttaaaactgTCTTTACCAAGGCTCTGGGGAAGTAGAAAGGAAAGGGGCCAGTAAAGCATATTCCAGCAGTGCTGGCCCTTGTGACTTGTCCGCTGATAATCCTTTGACAATTTCAGCTTCTCTGTGAGTCAGAAAACGTATGTTCTAAAAACTGTGTGCTGCATCCTAcattttttctccccatccttcctACCCTCCTGTGCAGGTCCACATGAAGGACGTGATGTCAGCACTGTGGGTTTCAGGGTTAGACTCCAGCTACTTACGGGAACAGATGCTCAACGAACCATTAGTACGAGAAATTGTCAGAGAGTGCAACAACAtaccactgagccagccacagCAGGGGGAGGCCATGCTCGCAAACTTCAAGCCCCGGGGCTACTCGGAGTGCATTGTGACTGTTGGCGGAGAAGAAAGAGTGTAAGTATGGGGGTGCATTGTTTCAAAAGTCATATAAGGGAAGAACTATTTCCATAAAAACAGGAATtcgtggtatttttttttttttggtatctaaGCATAATAgcaatagattttttaaaaatgttttaaacgtTCTTTAGAGCAGTGAAACTAGTCATAGTTATTATAAGCACAACTATATAAAACACATTAACTGCtaatcaattatttatttccttagttCACGGAAACCAACAGCAGCGATGCGATGTATGTGCCCTCTTTATGACCCTAATAGGCAGCTTTGGATTGAACTGGCCCCTTTAAGCATGCCAAGAATTAACCACGGAGTTCTCTCAGCAGGTACCATTCTGTGGTCAATTTTACTTAAACACAAGATCGAGTAATATGTAATTTCAGGGTTGTACAGAATGACTCGAAACCTTTTAgaggtttaattttaattttaagagataatttcattttctccatgaTGACATCTTCTGTGTAGCTCTCGCTTTCAAAACTTTGTAAGGAGAAGAGTGTCTTCTGTCAGTCTTTATTGTTCGTGAATCTTTAGTGTGTCGCTGTTTTAAAGACTTTAGTAGAGGAGCATTCTGCTTGCTGACATACTGGTAGAAGAGCAACATTCAGGGACTCTTACCACCCGTTAGCTGTGCGGCCACACCTGGAACACAGAATTCCCTTGAGCCGTAAGAGTCCCGTTTTTTGAATTCATGCAATTCAGAGTTAGTAACTGCATGAAAAATAAAGGTGTTATGTCAAAGCAGGCATTTCGTGTGAGACTTAAGAAAGCATTACTTATATTAGCAATGGCTTCAAGTTATTTTACTGCAGAAAGTATGTTTCACTTGACCTTCGCAAGTTTGAAAACAGCTCCATGCTATTCAAAGCTCTCCCTCAAGGACATGATAGAAAAGCTTGTACTTGCTGCCTTCCGGCTGTTCGCCGCCTTTCCCTTCACCTTGCTGTGCTCTTTTGGGTTCACCCACAAGTGCCATTTCACTACATTCCTAATTATCGTTATCAACAGTCTTCCTGGAATCCTCCATATTTTATAGTCTCCACTTGCCCACTAACattactttaaagattttgaaaGCTATACTGTACCATTCAGTATTATAGAAATGGCTGAAGCTATGCTATAGTacagaaatggaatcattttATGGGTTCCAAGATGATTGAAGTTATTGTCGGTAATAAGCAGCGGGATGCAGTGGTGTAGCCAACAGAATGTGAGCCTGAAGTTCCTGTTCTCTCTTCTCAGAATTAACTTCCTATTATTTCCTTCCCATGATATATACAGCTATTCATAATTTTCACACACGCACACCTGGCACAACGTTTTCTATGTCACAGATTTTCCAGGATTTCCTATGGTACTTTAGAAACATTGAGCAGTGAGGATAGGGTTGCGTCCAGTTGTAGTGAGCGAAACTATGGCATGACTGAGTGGTTCCTATTTGTCCAGCCGGTACTCTGCTCCTTCTTttcccgcctttttttttttttttttttaactgtgaactctttttttttggtcattcactttatttcctctcttctagGTTAGAAGttatattctttttctatattccttCGAAAGTCATCATAGATACCATAGCCTATATTCTTAAGTTATAAAAGCCCAAGTACACTTCTACTGTTTTTCATGTTTCACAGTCTTGCAATATTAAAATGTATGACTGTTTATGAATAAGTATCTACATATAAACATGTTTGATACATCTATGTTttgaatatatgtatatctatagaGTGTTTAGATTTACCCACATATTTGCCACTtgccttgtttttccttcttactCCTCAGACCTTCCATCTAGGATTATTTGCCTTCTCTTGGAGGTCCATCCTtttgaatttcctttattttgtgtCTACTGGTAGCAaatgtttcaatttctttgtctAACAATGTCACTGTTTTGCCTTCATTCCTAAAGGATACTTgtgctgggtatagaattttaggGCATCTTGACTCTGTGGCTTGGCCTTTCCTCAAATCTGGAAAATTCTTACTCATTTTACATCTTCAGGTATTGCCTCTGCTCCATTgtcctctttctcctgcttttgGAAGTCAGATTAAACATGGCTACACCGTTTTGCTCTGTCCTTAGACTCctgcctctgttttgttttccatgtttttgcCTCTCCGTGTTTTGCCCTCTTTATGATTTCTTTTGACTTACCCTCCAGTTCATgagttctctttttaactgtgACAGATCTGCCATTAAACccatctcttaatttttttttaattttatctgcttttttccttttttattcctagAGATtctctttaaatctttttcaGATCTGCTGTGTCACTTCTACAGTCCCCTTTTTCCAAGAGTTGTCTTAAAATTTGTctttcaggagcacctgggtggctcagtcagttaagcatctgccttcggctcaggtcatgatcccaatatcctaggattgagtcccacatggacctctccgctcagtggggtgtctcctcctccctctgcctgcgcctcccccatgctcatgctctctttctctctctctcagataaataaataaaatctttttttaaaatttgtcattcAGTTTTTAAACATAGTAAAAACATTGTCATTTTATCATCTTTCTGGTTAGTCCAATATTTGACATTTGAAGTCTCTGCAAGACTACTTTCTCTTGTCTGTTGTTGCCAGTTCTTCCTCATAGAGTCTAGTTTCTGTGTCCTAGTATCTTTGGTTGGGTGctgatcattttatttaaaattataggaATAATTTGATGCTTTAAAATCTTAGAATATTAGAATCTAAAGATTAGGTAAGGATACTTTATTCCACAGAAGTGTTGCATTTGTTTCTTCCAGTTGCCTAAAGGCACTGCACATTTGGAATTGCATTGCTATAAATCACATTCAAACCTTGAGATCTCCTAGACAAGAGAGGAGATTTAAAtctgggttctggttctggttgaACTTTGGAGAGGCTCTCCTGCCAGAAGTCACACTTCCTGTGGGCCTGGGGTTTTGATTTTTGTCCCTTTCACACCCTTAAAGCCATTATAAGAAAGGTTGGAGATTTCCCAGGTTGGTACATGCCCTCAGCAGAATGGTTTCCATGGGTGGTGATCTCTCTAGCTCCCACTTTTCCTTTCAGCTTTGCCATATTGTCCTCTTGGCTTCTTCTCTTTCAAgagtattttatttcaaaaaatattttgtccaagaaaagaaaacaaagaaaatatgttttgtcCAGCAGCTTAGCCGTTTTGCACAAGAGTTGGTACAAATAATCTATTCCATCATTACCTGAAATAGGAAGTACAACAGTGACTCTTAGATCCTGTTTTGAATATGAAGCGCACAGGTGCTCTTGGGTCTTGAATGAGCAGATGTGGGCTGTGGATCAGACGTTGTCTGAGAATCACAGAGGCGGAGTAGGATAGCTAGAGCTGCTGGGTGTCCATGAGGGTGGTGCCAGTTTGGGTTGCAGCTGTAGGGTAGTGGGAATCCACTCAGATGCTGAGTGAGGTGAAATGGCCAAAGTGACCCACAGATGTGAATTAGCCTCTCTCACCAAGGATCAAGTGAATTGTGATGAAGACCTCAAATCTACTGTTGTCATTAGAGAAGTTGCCTCCACATACTGTCTCTACAGCTGTGCCATTTATATTCAGCAGGAGATGGGAATTGAAGGCTGACGTTTCAACTTTCTCGTGTGTCTTGTTTGATTTTTACAGAGGGATTCTTGTTCGTATTTGGGGGCCAAGATGAAAATAAGCAGACCCTGAGCTCAGGTGAAAAATACGACCCAGATGCAAACACATGGACGGCGTTGCCACCAATGAATGAggtaaaatgttctttttcatttgtttggtgGTGTGTCTTTCTTCCCTTTAGCACTTGCATTTGTTTTGcatctgtgtatgtgtgaggAGAGAAATGGTGACCCTGCCACACACCCCCGCTCACTACACTAGTGCCCACCATCCCAGCTCTTCTCTCTGTGCCTGCCTTTGGTCCATCAGACCTCCTCGTGGTTCCTCAAACCTACACACACTCTTGCTTTGGGACCTTGTGGCTCTTGTGCCTCACTCCTTGCTTCCATCGGTGTTTGTCCATGCGGGGCTTCCCAGGGaggccttccctccctcccctcagctctcccatctctgcccattttctttctcttcatacCACGCATCACCTTCTCAAATACTGggtattttttaattgttcacaCAAACTCCTTGATGGCTGGTGATTTTGTCTGTCTGCTGAGGGCTCTGTCTTCAGTGCTAAAACAGCATTGGGCACAGAGGGGTTGGCAGGGACACTGAGCAAGCGTTTGTTGACAAATGACCCCTCAGGCTTTTGTCATTCCAGTTGGCCATAGCAGGAGCCTGGCCTCCCCATGCCTCTCCTCACCTCAGACAGTGCTCTTGCTTTGGttcttccttatctttttttgttgttgtttgtttgtttttgtttgtttgttttttgtcttggtctgacatttaaaaaaaaatttttaattatgatatgttagtcaccatacggtacatcattagtttttgatgtagtgttccataattcattgtttgtgtataactcCCAGtattccatgcaatatgtgccctccttagtacccatcaccgggctagcccaatcccccactcccctcccctctgaaaccctcagtttgtttcccggagtccatagtctctcatgcttcattccccctctgtttaccacccccttcacttttcccttccttctcctaatgtcctcctgctattccttatgttccacaaataagtgaaaccatatgataattgtctttctctgtttgacttatttcacttagcataatctcctccagttccatccatgttgatgcaaatggtgggtaatcatcctttctgatggctgaatattccattgtacatatgaaccacatcatctttatccattcgtctgttgaaggacatctcagctccttccacagtttggctattgtggacattcctgctatgatcattggggtgcatgtggcccttcttttcactatgtctgtatctttggagtgaatacccagtagtgcaattgctggatcatagggtagctctgtttttaactttttgaggaacctccacattgtcttccaaagtggctgtaccaacttgcattcccaccaacagtgtaagagggatcccctttctccacatcctctccaacatttgttgtttccacCTTGTCAATTTCACACCCACTTGGAAACACTTAACTGTAGCCATTGCTAAACACAGATAAGTTTTGTTGAACCATAAGGTAATAGTTCTTGCTGTTGTGAGCTATGGTGAGTAAAAAATGGTGATTCCACCAGTGAATTTATCATGCAGGTAATTCCCTTGTTCTGAATAAGTCCTGGATTAGGTTCTGTCTCTTGTGACAGAGGATGAGCTGCTAGGAAAATCACAGATGTCTGAGAGAGATGGTTTTGAGCATGGCACCACTGTAACTCTGGAATGTGACGGTAtctgtgatttttattaaatgcttgGATATCTGCTTTCAGTCTGGTAGTTGGCCTTTTATGTACAGAGATCTTTGATGTCTTTTCAGCCACGACATAATTTTGGAATTGTGGAGATAGATGGAATGCTGTACATTTTAGGAGGAGAGGATGGTGAAAAAGAGCTAATATCCATGGAGTGTTACGACATTTATTCTAAAACCTGGACAAAGCAACCTGATTTGACCATGGTTAGAAAGGTGAGAACCATATCTTGTCATTACAAATTGGGTTTTAAAGTTAGCGTTTCTTCTTTGCCACATAAGCCTCTTAGTACCATCGATAGTGTTGAAAGAATGGAGGTTGTAGAGTTCTGTcgctgtcggggggggggggcgcggggggtgGCTTGCCGTCGTTGTCATCAGCCGTACAGCAGGACAGGAGATGGAGTGTGTGTGAGAGCGCACCCTGATGGAGGGCTCTGCGCTGCACCGCCGTGTCCACGCCCGTGCTTGGC
This genomic window from Ursus arctos isolate Adak ecotype North America unplaced genomic scaffold, UrsArc2.0 scaffold_19, whole genome shotgun sequence contains:
- the GAN gene encoding gigaxonin isoform X1, producing MAEGSAVSDPQHAARLLRALSSFREESRFCDAHLVLDGEEIPVQKNILAAASPYIRTKLNYNPPKDDGSTYKIELEGISVMVMREILDYIFSGQIRLNEDTIQDVVQAADLLLLTDLKTLCCEFLEGCIAAENCIGIRDFALHYCLHHVHYLATEYLETHFRDVSSTEEFLELSPQKLKEVISLEKLNVGNERYVFEAVIRWIAHDTELRKVHMKDVMSALWVSGLDSSYLREQMLNEPLVREIVRECNNIPLSQPQQGEAMLANFKPRGYSECIVTVGGEERVSRKPTAAMRCMCPLYDPNRQLWIELAPLSMPRINHGVLSAEGFLFVFGGQDENKQTLSSGEKYDPDANTWTALPPMNEPRHNFGIVEIDGMLYILGGEDGEKELISMECYDIYSKTWTKQPDLTMVRKIGCYAAMKKKIYAMGGGSYGKLFESVECYDPRTQQWTAICPLKERRFGAVACGVAMELYVFGGVRSREDIQGSEMVTCKSEFYHDEFKRWIYLNDQNLCIPASSSFVYGAVPIGASIYVIGDLDTGTNYDYVREFKRSTGTWHHTKPLLPSDLRRTGCAALRIANCKLFRLQLQQGLFRIRVHSP
- the GAN gene encoding gigaxonin isoform X2, with the translated sequence MKDVMSALWVSGLDSSYLREQMLNEPLVREIVRECNNIPLSQPQQGEAMLANFKPRGYSECIVTVGGEERVSRKPTAAMRCMCPLYDPNRQLWIELAPLSMPRINHGVLSAEGFLFVFGGQDENKQTLSSGEKYDPDANTWTALPPMNEPRHNFGIVEIDGMLYILGGEDGEKELISMECYDIYSKTWTKQPDLTMVRKIGCYAAMKKKIYAMGGGSYGKLFESVECYDPRTQQWTAICPLKERRFGAVACGVAMELYVFGGVRSREDIQGSEMVTCKSEFYHDEFKRWIYLNDQNLCIPASSSFVYGAVPIGASIYVIGDLDTGTNYDYVREFKRSTGTWHHTKPLLPSDLRRTGCAALRIANCKLFRLQLQQGLFRIRVHSP